The Coleofasciculus sp. FACHB-1120 genome segment TAAGCCTCTGGGGGTCATCCCGGCTTGTTTGATATAAACGGTAGAATCTCCTAAATCGTATGCTCCCAGACACCCGGATAGTCCGGGAGAAAGCCACTGAGGAGGCGTGGTGCCATCGGGCCAGAGTAAGGTGACTTTGCCACCAGCGATCGCTAATTTTTCATTGCTTTGATAAGCATCATAGAGTGCCGACAGCCAAGAGGGGCTAGCAACAGCATCATCATCTAGATAGGCGAGAATTTCACTTTTGGCTTCCTTGGCACCCCGGTTTCGGGCGACAGATAGACCTGTAACGGCTTCGTAGACGTACTTTACTCCTGGTCGCGCTTTGACGATTTCGGATGTGCGATCGCTGGAGGCATTATCCACCACTACGACTTCAAAATCCGAAAAATCTTGATTCAGCAAGCTATCAATGGCAGCACCTAAATACTGCTCTCGATTGTGAGTACATATAATCGCAGAAATTTTAGGCTCTGTCATAAATTGGGGGTATGGGCTAGCTCAATTAAAAATCAAAATTAAAAATTAAAAATTGCAGAAATTACTGAGATTTTTAATTTTTAATTTCTAATTTTTAATTCTCACTTAGATGACTATGTAGAACAACGAGTGTTTCCGCCAGCTGACTGAGGCGGGTTTCCAGATCCTCTTTGCGATTCAGCAGCAGGCGCAGTTTTTGATAACGAGCGATCGCGACACTCACACTCGGAATCTGTTCCGGTGGACAGGGACGCGACCAAAATTGACCATTCTCATCCATTCCTACAAGGCGGTATCCAGCCCGTGGAGATTCACAAGTTACCTTTTCATCGGGTTGATTGCAGAGTTCTTCTACATAGTCCATCAGCTGGTGTACAGACTTGGCATGACCCTTGTGTACTGCCTGACGCAGCGCCTCAACACCAACCTCTGGTTCGCGGGCATGAGACTCTAACCAACCATCAACAATCGGTCCTTCTAGATAAATATCTTGAATTTGGCGCAAGATTTGGTGGAGTTCTTTCTGCCAACCCCCGACAATCACTTCAATTTCTTGCAACAGGGTCATCGCCAAGGCAGGATTGGCAGCGTTCCGATGGTTAGTGAAACTGGGAGCTTTTAATTTTGGCAGGACGGGCGTCTTGCCAGATTGCTTTTGGTCAGAGAAAGACTCTACAGTCATCGAAATAGAGCGATTGGCATCTGATGATGCGTCTGAACCCCACCCCATCGGATCGGGCTGATTTTCCCAAGGGGTCGGGTTTTCGATGACAGGACTTTGCTCTGCCAATCGATC includes the following:
- a CDS encoding glycosyltransferase family 2 protein, with protein sequence MTEPKISAIICTHNREQYLGAAIDSLLNQDFSDFEVVVVDNASSDRTSEIVKARPGVKYVYEAVTGLSVARNRGAKEAKSEILAYLDDDAVASPSWLSALYDAYQSNEKLAIAGGKVTLLWPDGTTPPQWLSPGLSGCLGAYDLGDSTVYIKQAGMTPRGLNYSLRRTFLEQIGGFDVNLGRVGKNLLSNEELHTTERALKLGWQVAYLPNALVAHNVSPERLEQAWFLSRGWWQGISECYREQIAGKAGPRQLLLGGERIVRGLYKSVKYFGDPAQRFDNLVYAYGQVGYLSAAIQGMLSAPFKVQSPEPELKIKKEKP